In Vitis riparia cultivar Riparia Gloire de Montpellier isolate 1030 chromosome 19, EGFV_Vit.rip_1.0, whole genome shotgun sequence, the following proteins share a genomic window:
- the LOC117909548 gene encoding protein ACCELERATED CELL DEATH 6-like, whose protein sequence is MDRSSLNDDEEEEEDIINETQFIIDILKAAYAKSARNPKDILDRKKRASKQINGFKTRKEMVGALILMATLIATVTFAAAFTIPGGFQAEDPHKGMVVLGRNVAFRTFIITDTIAMTSSMMAALILIIMSFQTDEEIIKSFLGYSLALLWLALMAMGIAFMTGLYAVLSEQLPLAIVVCCIGCILSLIIYYGPSLLMAPQLKEP, encoded by the exons ATGGACAGAAGTTCTTTGAATGATGAtgaggaagaggaggaggatATAATAAATGAAACTCAG TTCATTATAGATATTTTGAAGGCGGCCTATGCAAAGAGTGCTAGAAACCCAAAGGATATCCTCGATAGAAAGAAACGTGCTTCTAAACAAATCAACGGTTTCAAGACGCGCAAAGAAATGGTCGGCGCTCTTATCTTAATGGCAACCCTGATTGCAACGGTCACATTTGCTGCGGCATTCACCATTCCTGGGGGCTTCCAAGCTGaagatccacataaaggcatGGTGGTGTTAGGTAGGAATGTGGCTTTTAGAACCTTCATCATCACCGACACAATAGCTATGACTTCATCCATGATGGCTGCACTGATCCTAATCATCATGTCGTTCCAAACTGATGAGGAAATTATAAAGAGTTTTCTTGGATACTCCCTAGCACTGTTATGGCTGGCACTTATGGCAATGGGAATAGCATTCATGACGGGTCTCTATGCTGTTTTGTCAGAGCAGTTGCCTCTTGCTATCGTGGTTTGTTGCATTGGCTGTATTTTATCGCTCATAATCTATTATGGCCCTAGTCTTCTTATGGCCCCTCAATTGAAAGAACCTTAG